One Pseudomonas ekonensis DNA window includes the following coding sequences:
- the atpD gene encoding F0F1 ATP synthase subunit beta, with translation MSSGRIVQIIGAVIDVEFPRDSVPSIYDALKVQGAETTLEVQQQLGDGVVRTIAMGSTEGLKRGLDVNNTGAAISVPVGKATLGRIMDVLGNPIDEAGPIGEEERWGIHRAAPSFAEQAGGNDLLETGIKVIDLVCPFAKGGKVGLFGGAGVGKTVNMMELIRNIAIEHSGYSVFAGVGERTREGNDFYHEMKDSNVLDKVALVYGQMNEPPGNRLRVALTGLTMAEKFRDEGNDVLLFVDNIYRYTLAGTEVSALLGRMPSAVGYQPTLAEEMGVLQERITSTKQGSITSIQAVYVPADDLTDPSPATTFAHLDATVVLSRDIASLGIYPAVDPLDSTSRQLDPNVIGNEHYETARGVQYVLQRYKELKDIIAILGMDELSETDKQLVARARKIQRFLSQPFFVAEVFTGASGKYVSLKDTIAGFKGILNGDYDHLPEQAFYMVGGIEEAIEKAKKL, from the coding sequence ATGAGTAGCGGACGTATCGTTCAAATCATCGGCGCCGTCATCGACGTGGAATTCCCACGCGACAGCGTACCGAGCATCTACGACGCCTTGAAGGTTCAAGGCGCCGAAACCACCCTGGAAGTTCAGCAGCAGCTGGGCGACGGCGTGGTTCGTACCATTGCGATGGGCTCGACCGAAGGCCTGAAGCGTGGTCTGGACGTCAACAACACTGGCGCAGCCATCTCCGTACCGGTCGGTAAAGCGACCCTGGGCCGGATCATGGACGTGCTGGGCAACCCGATCGACGAAGCCGGCCCGATCGGCGAAGAAGAGCGCTGGGGCATCCACCGCGCCGCTCCTTCCTTCGCGGAACAAGCCGGCGGCAACGACCTGCTCGAAACCGGCATCAAGGTTATCGACCTGGTCTGCCCGTTCGCCAAGGGCGGTAAAGTCGGTCTGTTCGGTGGTGCCGGTGTAGGCAAGACCGTAAACATGATGGAACTGATCCGTAACATCGCCATCGAGCACAGCGGTTACTCCGTGTTCGCCGGTGTGGGCGAGCGTACCCGTGAGGGTAACGACTTCTACCACGAGATGAAGGACTCCAACGTTCTGGACAAAGTGGCACTGGTCTACGGCCAGATGAACGAGCCGCCGGGAAACCGTCTGCGCGTAGCCCTGACCGGCCTGACCATGGCCGAGAAGTTCCGTGACGAAGGTAACGACGTTCTGCTGTTCGTCGACAACATCTACCGTTACACCCTGGCCGGTACCGAAGTGTCCGCACTGCTGGGCCGTATGCCATCGGCGGTAGGTTATCAGCCGACCCTGGCTGAAGAGATGGGCGTGCTGCAAGAGCGCATCACTTCGACCAAGCAAGGTTCGATCACCTCGATCCAGGCCGTATACGTACCTGCGGACGACCTGACCGACCCGTCGCCGGCGACCACCTTCGCCCACCTGGACGCCACCGTCGTTCTGTCCCGTGACATCGCTTCCCTGGGTATCTACCCGGCGGTAGACCCACTGGACTCGACTTCGCGTCAGCTGGATCCGAACGTGATCGGCAACGAGCACTACGAAACCGCTCGCGGCGTTCAGTACGTGCTGCAGCGCTACAAAGAGCTGAAGGACATCATTGCGATCCTGGGCATGGACGAGCTGTCGGAAACCGACAAGCAGTTGGTGGCCCGCGCCCGTAAGATCCAGCGCTTCTTGTCGCAGCCGTTCTTCGTGGCTGAAGTCTTCACCGGTGCTTCGGGTAAATACGTTTCCCTGAAGGACACCATTGCTGGCTTCAAAGGCATCCTCAACGGTGACTACGACCACCTGCCGGAACAAGCGTTCTACATGGTTGGCGGCATCGAAGAAGCGATCGAGAAAGCCAAGAAACTGTAA
- the atpG gene encoding F0F1 ATP synthase subunit gamma, with protein sequence MAGAKEIRSKIASIKSTQKITSAMEKVAVSKMRKAQLRMAASRPYAERIRQVIGHLANANPEYRHPFMIDREVKRVGYVVVSSDRGLCGGLNTNLFKALVKDMTVNRENGVEIDLCVVGSKGAAFFRNFGGNVVAAISHLGEEPSINDLIGSVKVMLDAYLEGRIDRLSVVSNKFVNTMTQTPTVEQLIPLVATPDQELKHHWDYLYEPDAKELLDGLMVRYVESQVYQAVVENNAAEQAARMIAMKNATDNAGDLISDLQLIYNKARQAAITQEISEIVGGAAAV encoded by the coding sequence ATGGCAGGCGCAAAAGAGATTCGCAGTAAGATTGCGAGCATCAAAAGCACGCAAAAAATTACCAGCGCCATGGAAAAAGTGGCGGTCAGCAAAATGCGCAAGGCACAACTGCGCATGGCTGCTAGCCGTCCTTATGCGGAGCGTATCCGCCAGGTAATTGGGCATCTGGCCAACGCCAACCCGGAATACCGCCATCCGTTCATGATCGACCGCGAAGTGAAGCGTGTCGGCTATGTCGTGGTGAGCAGTGACCGTGGTCTGTGCGGCGGCTTGAACACCAACCTGTTCAAGGCCCTGGTCAAGGACATGACGGTAAACCGCGAAAACGGCGTCGAGATTGATCTGTGCGTTGTAGGCAGCAAGGGTGCGGCGTTTTTCCGCAACTTCGGCGGTAACGTCGTTGCAGCCATCAGCCACTTGGGTGAAGAGCCGTCGATCAATGACCTGATCGGCAGCGTCAAGGTAATGCTGGATGCCTACCTGGAAGGCCGTATCGACCGCCTGTCCGTGGTGTCCAACAAGTTCGTCAACACCATGACGCAGACGCCGACCGTGGAGCAGTTGATTCCACTGGTGGCGACCCCGGATCAAGAACTCAAGCACCACTGGGACTATCTCTACGAACCGGACGCCAAAGAGCTGCTTGACGGCCTGATGGTGCGTTACGTGGAGTCGCAGGTGTACCAGGCGGTGGTCGAGAACAACGCGGCTGAACAAGCTGCGCGGATGATCGCGATGAAGAACGCCACCGACAACGCCGGTGATTTGATCAGCGATTTGCAGCTGATCTACAACAAGGCGCGTCAGGCTGCGATCACCCAAGAGATCTCGGAAATCGTCGGCGGCGCTGCCGCGGTTTAA
- a CDS encoding F0F1 ATP synthase subunit epsilon has protein sequence MAMTVHCDIVSAEGEIFSGLVEMVIAHGALGDLGIALGHAPLITNLKPGPIRLIKQGGDAEVFYISGGFLEVQPNMVKVLADTVQRAADLDEASAQEAVKAAERALHDKGADFDYGAASARLAEAAAQLRTVQQIRKKFGG, from the coding sequence ATGGCTATGACAGTCCATTGCGACATCGTCAGTGCGGAAGGGGAAATCTTTTCCGGCCTGGTCGAGATGGTGATTGCGCACGGTGCACTGGGTGATCTGGGTATCGCCCTGGGTCACGCGCCGCTGATCACCAATCTCAAGCCGGGTCCGATCCGCCTGATCAAGCAAGGCGGGGATGCCGAGGTGTTCTACATCTCCGGCGGTTTCCTCGAGGTTCAGCCGAACATGGTCAAGGTTCTCGCCGACACCGTGCAACGTGCTGCCGACCTGGATGAAGCCTCTGCTCAGGAAGCCGTCAAGGCCGCCGAGCGGGCTCTGCACGACAAAGGCGCTGATTTCGATTACGGCGCTGCGTCCGCACGTCTGGCCGAGGCCGCAGCTCAGCTGCGTACCGTCCAGCAGATCCGCAAGAAGTTCGGTGGTTAA